A window of the Streptomyces luomodiensis genome harbors these coding sequences:
- a CDS encoding PP2C family protein-serine/threonine phosphatase yields the protein MTTRTLTCATTAALSRAVRALARDHALDPAVRARLVLSAAEAAGAALRAGRETGLTWAYDPEEGVLTVVLRMPPGGTGPMAGDLPLAADAVTEDEVVWRLPASAASSAAPVSPTSPASPASPGQAAPDGAGEGAPDDAALAAEELRAVVAAADALTAEHRRLNDELAETNSGVLALYVQLDERDEQLRTAHGQTLRELEDALRPPPIKADGLELAVHYEPAGTDAPTGGDLYDWFVLPDGTVHITIVDALGHGVTSTRSALNVTHAVRTLALEGHRLQSIVGRTDEILRPFDRSVMATVLLARIDPATGELWLANGSHPPALLLRRDGSARYLEARGRGIGFPLPGSETPLTERLAPGDLLVLYTDGLTESRRDPIEGEKRLIEAAHKHLQSPIEEVPGAIAEDMHTVILHPDDTLAMAVRVAGR from the coding sequence ATGACGACGAGGACCCTCACCTGCGCCACGACAGCGGCGCTCAGCCGGGCCGTCCGGGCGCTGGCCCGGGACCACGCCCTGGACCCGGCGGTCCGGGCACGCCTGGTGCTGTCCGCCGCCGAGGCCGCCGGGGCGGCGCTGCGCGCAGGCCGCGAGACCGGGCTGACGTGGGCGTACGACCCGGAGGAGGGGGTGCTCACGGTGGTGCTGCGGATGCCGCCGGGCGGGACGGGCCCGATGGCGGGGGATCTTCCGCTGGCCGCCGACGCGGTGACCGAGGACGAGGTGGTGTGGCGCCTCCCGGCGTCCGCTGCGTCCTCGGCGGCCCCGGTGTCCCCGACGTCCCCTGCGTCCCCGGCGTCCCCGGGGCAGGCGGCGCCCGACGGCGCCGGGGAGGGTGCCCCCGACGACGCCGCCCTCGCCGCCGAGGAGCTGCGGGCCGTCGTGGCCGCCGCCGACGCGCTCACCGCCGAGCACCGCCGCCTCAACGACGAACTCGCGGAGACCAACAGCGGGGTGCTCGCGCTCTACGTCCAGCTCGACGAGCGGGACGAGCAGTTGCGCACCGCGCACGGCCAGACCCTGCGGGAGCTGGAGGACGCGCTGCGTCCGCCGCCCATCAAGGCCGACGGTCTCGAACTCGCCGTGCACTACGAGCCGGCCGGCACCGACGCGCCCACCGGCGGCGATCTGTACGACTGGTTCGTGCTGCCCGACGGCACCGTCCACATCACCATCGTGGACGCGCTGGGCCATGGGGTGACCAGTACGCGCAGCGCGCTCAACGTCACCCACGCGGTGCGCACCCTGGCCCTGGAGGGCCACCGGCTCCAGTCGATCGTGGGCCGCACGGACGAGATCCTGCGCCCCTTCGACCGGTCGGTGATGGCTACCGTGCTGCTCGCCCGTATCGATCCGGCCACCGGTGAGCTGTGGCTGGCCAACGGGAGCCATCCGCCCGCGCTGCTGCTGCGCCGCGACGGGTCGGCCCGGTATCTGGAGGCCCGGGGGCGCGGGATCGGCTTCCCGTTGCCCGGCAGCGAGACGCCGCTGACCGAGCGGCTGGCCCCCGGGGACCTCCTCGTGCTCTACACCGACGGTCTCACCGAGAGCCGCCGGGACCCGATCGAGGGCGAGAAGCGCCTGATCGAGGCCGCGCACAAGCATCTGCAGAGCCCGATCGAGGAGGTCCCCGGCGCCATCGCGGAGGATATGCACACGGTGATCCTGCATCCGGACGACACCCTGGCGATGGCGGTGCGGGTCGCCGGTCGGTGA